The sequence AACATTCGCGACCCGAATCCAACGTGTCTCCGCCACGTTATCCCAAATTGAACAATTCTGTCACCAATAAAACACAGACAAATCGAAAACTGTCTATGCCACTACTCGAGACCTACAATAAGATATCATTGTACCAAATCCCACTTAAGTTGGTTGAAATATACAATAATAGTTCAACTGTGTGTACAAACTGTACAAAGACAAACTGTGTGTACATCTCTGAAATATTGAGTAAGAGGAAAAGTCCCAAAACTGTTTATATCTCTGTGTGGGATCTTCACAGAACATCTTTGTCCCAGCTTTCATGTAAATTGGTCGAAAGAAGACTAGGTAACTGACCCAAAACCctaaaactgtggatttatttaaCATTTCGACCCCATAAAATAACCCAAAAATATCCCACATTTATCTCTCTCGGAATTTGGATGATCTTATGTAACCTGAAGGGTCAGGCACGCTTTGACCTTTGCCTTCACTTTGATGGTCATGCAGTACTAGGAGGTATGGCTACTACCACTTTAGGGTCAGAGTGGTTTGAGTTTACCCTTTTCAGGTCAATGTCCATGTACTATTTTCGTGCATTTGTCGATATGAATTTTCCCTATCAGTAGGAAGTTTAGTTTGATggtagccttttttttttttctctctccttttaatattatttatttatatatatgtatgtatgattggtttggtatgttttgaatttcgcgcaaagctacacgagggctatctgcgctagccatccataatttagcagtgtaagactagagggaaggcagctagtcatcaccacccaccgccaactcttggactactcttttaccaacgaatagtgggagtggccgtcactttataacgaccccatggctgaaagggcgagcatgtttggtgtgacggggactcgaacccgcgaccctcggattacgatttgagtgccttaaccacctttcaaatacatatatatatattgaataagtAAACAAATCATCCTTGTTTCACTTTTCCCATAAGTTGGTCAAAATACCAAGGAATAATTGGTTACAAATCCTACAATTATGTTTTTTGTGATATCTTGAACACCCTGTAATCACAAAATGGACAAGGccacaatttttgtttgtcaacGAGTGGAACATGTGGAAAAGCATCAATCTGTCAAATTCCGTGTAAATTAGTTAAGATATGAAGAGTAATTGACCCAAATAATCCTTTTTTGTGAACTCTGAACCCTAAGAAAGACTCAAAATTGACAACttcaactttttgtttgtttgtcaatgtGTTGGGTACATGGAAATTTGTATTTGTGTCAGTTTTCATCTTGACTATTGTAAACAGGATCGCACAGTAGTCCAGAGAATGCATTATTGGGTTGTCTGACTCCGATCAAACAAAATCCGTAAAAAGgcctaagtaaaataaaaaacaacaacaaggataATGAAACGGGTGTGTAGGTGggtgtttgttcttgaatttcgcccaaagctacacgagagctagctgtccctagctCAGCAGTGTAAGAGTGCGGGGATgacaactagtcattactacccaccgctaactcttgggctactcttttatcaatgaataatgggattgactgtcacattataacgcccacacggctgaaagggcgagcatgtttgttgcgaccgggatttgaacccgcgaccctcagattacgagtcgaacgccctaatcacctggccgtgccggccCGTGTCCGGGCGTATTGAACCAGGATATAACCCTACCAAATGTCCACTTAATCCACCAAGAAATGAGGGATTGTCTGATGAAGTTTGGacgcaaaaaaaacaacagaagaataGCATGTGGAGACCTAATGATTAACACTAAAACCACTCTGATatccggcctggccaggtggttcaagcactcgactcgtagcctgagggtcgcgggttcgaatctccatcacacaaaacatgctcgctctttcagctgtgggggcattataaagtgacggtcaatcccactattcgttggtaaatgagtagcccaatagttggcggtgggtggtgatgactagctgccttccctctagtcttacactgctaaattagggacggctagcatagatagccctcgtgtagctttgtgcgaaattcaaaacaaaccaaactttgatACCAAGAGAATGTCTTAGTGCTGACCAACACGAAGTTGGGTCAAAGACTCtgcttgtattttatatttcataaaaaaaaaaaacacgtaacaACCAAACCCGGATTAAGACATGGGATTACCGGGCTGAAGCTCAGGGCCTCAAGCTATAATTATAGATATATTGCACATAGTGGTTCTATCTTCTGGGAGGGttttataagttgaaaagcctagggccaataaaacccttaatccggcCTTGTTAACAGCTCACATAGAACAAAATATCACATGTGCGTTTGTAGCGCCACCTTTTCAAATATTCTCTTATTTTCTACTgagctgagagagagtttctagGGTTATGGAAGACAAGAACAAACTTCATCCAAGCTGTGCGTTGATGAATGAAGAATGGTTGTCTTGTTCCGATAATTGTTCCGAGGTCTGGTGATTAGGGAGTCTAGTGGTAAGTCATTAGATCCGAAATTTGAGGCGTGACGTCACTAAACGCGGTGAAAAGTAACCATCAATCCCGTTGTTCTCTCGAAACAGCCGAAAAAAGGGTTAGTAGCGGCGGGTCCTGCTGACTGGAAGCTTATCTTCCGGTCAGTCCTTCAAAGTTAGGGTCTGTTATCATTGCGATCCTTAACCTGGCCATGGatagatttaaaattttcatttttatctcagaaaaaaaaaacatttagttgaTTCTACTTCATAAGATGCTCACAAAATGTAATCAATCAGTTCTCACATTAATTGGTTAAGTGACCTATTGCATTCTCTCGACCGttggaatcgaactccggattttaacgttgtaagtccgtacatTTACTACCGGCCCACCATGGGACTAGTTAGTTCATCACGATGCTTTTCACAACTGAGGGTGAGCAATTCGTATCCcttatcacactaaacatgctcacccttttagccacgggggcgttataatatttcgaCAATCTCACTGTTctgtagtaaaagagtagcccaagatttggcgatgggttgtgataactagctgccttccctctagttctacactcctcaattagtgacggctagcacagatagctctcgtgcagctctgaaattcaaacaaacaaacaaacacaacctaGAGAGAGATTTGTTCCTCTTAAGACATTAAAATTGAATAATGTTTGTCTTGAATAACCAAGCAACGAAaatctttcagtttttttttatgttggacACAGAAAACATGAACAACTTTACAAGTagtcaaatgtttatttttagttgtcAAAGCAAACTTTATtgataattaaatttcaaaatcaacttttaaatataatataggaTCGTGAGAAAAACACTCTCCTAGATACCCtaccatttttgtttttataaaataaattaaaacccaGCCGAAATCGACTCATCTCTGTTAAACTGTTAGAAGCTATTTTAGTTGCTGCTTGCTTCAATCAATAGTACAACTATTGACACTATTGGTGTTCATCGGAATGAAAGGCGGAGCCTCCAATAGCCAATAAGATTCGTGCATGTCTGTCAGCAGGTGACGACAGGTGTTGTTCAACGCAACATTTTCCCATGATGTTCTGCCATAGTTTTCGGGCTATAGAAAAGGAATCATAATCTCCACTGTACCAAACAAGTGTCCCTGGAAGGCTGTGCTAGAAAGAGAAACTTGAAACATGGAAAACATCAATCTTACAAACGTCAGCCAACATTTCTTAGACTACCAACAAATGAGCCACTTCAATATTCAGAGCGGTTATTCTGGTAATAACGTATCCGTGGACTCCATGACCGTCCATGCTCAACATTCCGATCAGGAAAATTTCCACGAACACAGAAAACGTCGTAAAAAGAGTCACCAACAGAAACACCAACAACGACAAACAGCGAACCAACGAGAGCGAAGACGAATGCAAAGCATCAATGACGCCTTTGAAGGTCTCAGAGCTCATATTCCGACACTACCTTATGAGAAACGACTGTCCAAAGTGGATACTCTGAGGCTAGCTATTGGATACATAGAGTTCTTAAGAGAAATAGTTCATACCGACTCCCATTCTAATATGTTGAAGAATCAGGGAAACGAAGGACCCAAAAAAGTGATAATTAATTATCATAAAGGTAGGAAACCATCTTGCTTCTTCCAGATctctgaataattaaaataaataacgcTCGAGTTTGATTCTCACCTCTTCAAAcactttaattcaaataatacaaCTGAAATTTCTTACGTTATCCCTTGTTTTTTGTGCTTTCTAAACTCTCTCAGTTAGGGTTACAGGTGTACGTCGCCTTCTCGTCACCTCAAAAAcactttaattcaaataatacaaCTGAAATTTCTTACGTTATCCCTTGTTTTTTGTGCTTTCTAAACTCTCTCAGTTAGGGTTACAGGTGTACGTCGCCTTCTCGTCACCTCAAAAAcactttaattcaaataatacaaCTGAAATTTCTTACGTTATCccttgtttttttgtgttttctaaacTCTCTTAGTTAGGGTTACAGGTGTACGTCGCCTTCTCGTCACCTCAAAAAcactttaattcaaataatacaaCTGAAATTTCTTACGTTATCccttgtttttttgtgttttctaaacTCTCTCAACTAGGGTTACAGGTGTACGTCGCTTGTGTGCCTTTTTAAACCAAGcaagtattttatttacaagaaaatgttGGTATTGTGTAAAGTTATTACGTTTGCATACATGTTTTACTTAATTATAACTTACGAGTCGTATAAAATCTTGTAGCCTGTATTTCGAAGGGGAGAAATAGGTTATTCACAGTGGAATGTTACAGTGAGGGTGAGAATCCGCAGgacaaattataaatacaagacAGCTTTACTCATTCTTTTTACCTAACttatcattaattataaaatactaaatataatatttatttcggCAAAGGTTAACCAGTTCATATCGTAAACCTTAAACAGTTATATCCTGGATATTAGACAATTCATGTCCTGGacttcacatttttttaaaggtCACGTATACTCTGTAAACGTGGGTGAATGTTaggttttattatatgtatatatttacagaaGATACCGTTAGAAATTGACTACCTGTACACATTAATATATGGGTGGAACTGGCAGAGGCAACTTTATCAGCAAAGAAAGCTAGAAAAACACGAGCTAATTGAGTCGACAAAGCCCTAATTATTTATTGAACTGACATCGAATCTTACGATATTTGGTTGTTCGAATGCGGGTTAATGAAACTGAGTTTTCCAAAACTCAGTccagtttctttgttataaaacattttgttaaaacttcCATAGCAGGTTAAGGCCTTCAACTCGATTGTTGTCTTTTGCTTGTTCTTCACCTCCACCCCTTCCAGCTCACGTTTTTAACATAAGTAACTTTTACCGTATACTGATACTTTATCGAAGGGACTAGAGATAACATTAGTTGCTAACAGATGAAGATTTATCACTGAGTGAATTTATCTTCTCTAAATTAAGCTGTCTGAATTACTGAGAAAAAAACGTAAAATTTAACCTAGTTTAAATAATTAACCAATGAATACAATACTAGTACTAACGGACAGGTATAAGTCGAAAGTAATTATTAATagctttaaaacataattaaattgtATCAACATACATATATGGTTATCTTTGTAAATACAAGTTACAGTATCATAGGTTGTTCTGTGGTAAATTGACTTCTTAAATCCGTCTACTAACATATCTATCTAATCATAGAAATGCATACGTAACAaaatcactgcacaacaaagtttttgcttcttgaacactgttgggtgttccttatagattgttgcctgctgatcacgaaaatcacatccaaatttgcccatcatgtaccgtttcatcgaaatcttcggtttcaccaggatattgctacaatggaaaaacaatatcagggcaactggaatccgtcaatgcttgctgactactgttggacactgcaacgtgatgcaccggatattgaatacaaacgaaaatcaggagcaaaacacttttaattatgttgaacttaatagtgtattagaaacataaacgcaattaaatacgttattgccggtaaacagttaactgtctatttctcagagttcctacgtgatgaagcaaaaccaaaattatatttgtgcatacccaccaggtacctgtcacaatcagcaaaaacttttcaaaaaattgttgtgcagtgtaatataaaacatacatttaaaataactgtcGAATGGAAACTTGTTTAAACTGGACGCTGGAGTACGTGTAGATATAATTTAAAGGTGTGCATGGTGttacttaaataacattataaaaatgttatttgggCATAAGCAATCAAATTTGTCGTAAAACAAAAAagtcattatatattttaagcaTTGACCTTATGAGGTCTCGTGCAGTTTTCCTAAGAAGTATGTCTAATATTATGCAAACTGCACTACGTCCACGGTATCCATTAAAAGTCATACTCTCTGAAAGCATTACGGGTGCGATTAAAGACTGTAgcgttttaaaaatatatataataaaccttacactagtttctcatgctattattataatgagtaaatatatatataataaaccttacactagtttctcatgctattattataatgagtaaaaatatatataataaaccttacactagtttctcatgctattattataatgagtaaaaatatatataataaaccttacactagtttctcatgctattattataatgagtaaaaatatatgtactaaactttacactagtttctcatgctattattataatgagtaaaatatatatataataaaccttacacttgtttctcatgctattattataatgtgtaaaaatatatatatataataaactttacacttgtttctcatgctattattataatgagtacaaatatatataataaactttacacttgtttctcatgctattattataatgagtaaatatatatataataaaccttacactagtttctcatgctattattataatgagtaaaaatatatataataaaccttacactagtttctcatgctattattataatgagtaaaaatatatataataaaccttacactagtttctcatgctattattataatgagtaaaaatatatataataaaccttacactagtttttcatgctattattataatgagtaaatatatatataataaaccttacacttgtttctcatgctattattataatgagtatatatatatataataaaccttacactagtttctcatgctattattataatgagtaaaaatatatataataaaccttacactagtttctcatgctattattataatgagtaaatatatatataataaaccttacacttgtttctcatgctattattataatgagtaaaaatatatataataaactttacactagtttctcatgctattattataatgagtaaaaatatatataataaaccttacactagtttctcatgctattattataatgagtaaaaatatatataataaaccttacactagtttctcatgctattattataatgagtaaaaatatatataataaaccttacactagtttctcatgctattattataatgagtaaaaatatatgtactaaactttacacttgtttctcatgctattattataatgagtaaaatatatataataaaccttacactagtttctcatgctattattataatgagtaaaatatatatataataaactttacacttgtttctcatgctattattataatgagtaaaatatatataataaactttacacttgtttctcatgctattattataatgtgtaaaatatatatataataaactttacacttgtttctcatactattattataatgagtaaaaatatataataaactttacacttgtttctcatgctattattataatgagtaaaaatatatataataaactttacacttgtttctcatgctattagtataatgagtaaaatatatataataaactttacactagtttctcatgctattattataatgagtaaaaatatatataataaaccttacactagtttctcatgctattattataatgagtaaaaatatatataataaaccttacactagtttctcatgctattattataatgagtaaaaatatatataataaaccttacactagtttctcatgctattattataatgtgtaaaaatatatatatataataaactttacacttgtttctcatgctattattataatgagtaaaaatatatataataaactttacacttgtttctcatgctattattataatgagtaaaatatatataataaaccttacactagtttctcatgctattattataatgagtaaaatatatatataataaactttacacttgtttctcatgctattattataatgagtaaaatatatataataaactttacacttgtttctcatgctattattataatgtgtaaaatatatatataataaactttacacttgtttctcatactattattataatgagtaaaaatatataataaactttacacttgtttctcatgctattattataatgagtaaaaatatatataataaactttacacttgtttctcatgctattagtataatgagtaaaatatatataataaactttacacttgtttctcatgctattattataatgagtaaaaatatatataataaaccttacactagtttctcatgctattattataatgagtaaaaatatatataataaaccttacactagtttctcatgctattattataatgagtaaaaatatatgtactaaactttacacttgtttctcatgctattattataatgagtaaaatatatataataaaccttacactagtttctcatgctattattataatgagtaaaatatatatataataaactttacacttgtttctcatgctattattataatgagtaaaatatatataataaactttacacttgtttctcatgctattattataatgtgtaaaatatatatataataaactttacacttgtttctcatactattattataatgagtaaaaatatataataaactttacacttgtttctcatgctattattataatgagtaaaaatatatataataaactttacacttgtttctcatgctattagtataatgagtaaaatatatataataaactttacactagtttctcatgctattattataatgagtaaaaatatatataataaaccttacactagtttctcatgctattattataatgagtaaaaatatatataataaaccttacactagtttctcatgctattattataatgagtaaaaatatatataataaaccttacactagtttctcatgctattattataatgtgtaaaaatatatatatataataaactttacacttgtttctcatgctattattataatgagtacaaatatatataataaactttacacttgtttctcatgctattattataatgaagtaaaatatatataataaaccttacactagtttctcatgctattattataatgagtaaaatatatatataataaactttacacttgtttctcatgctattattataatgagtaaaatatatataataaactttacacttgtttctcatgctattattataatattaaaatatatatataataaactttacacttgtttctcatactattattataatgagtaaaaatatataataaactttacacttgtttctcatgctattattataatgagtaaaaatatatataataaactttacacttgtttctcatgctattagtataatgagtaaaatatatataataaactttacacttgtttctcatgctattattataatgagtacaaatatatataataaactttacactagtttctcatgctattattataatgagtaaaaatatatataataaaacgtacactagtttctcatgctattattataatgagtaaaaatatatatactaaactttacactagtttctcatgctattattataatgagtaaaaatatatataataaaccttacactagtttctcatgctattattataatgagtaaaatatatataataaactttacactagtttctcatgctattattataatgagtaaaaatatatataataaaccttacactagtttctcatgctattattataatgagtaaaaatatatataataaaccttacactagtttctcatgctattattataatgagtaaaaatatatataataaaccttacactagtttctcatgctattattataatgagtaaaaatatatgtactaaactttacacttgtttctcatgctattattataatgagtaaaatatatataataaaccttacactagtttctcatgctattattataatgagtaaaatatatatataataaactttacacttgtttctcatgctattattataatgagtaaaatatatataataaactttacacttgtttctcatgctattattataatgtgtaaaatatatatataataaactttacacttgtttctcatactattattataatgagtaaaaaatatataataaactttacacttgtttctcatgctattattataatgagtaaaatatatataataaactttacacttgtttctcatgctattagtataatgagtaaaatatatataatgaactttacactagtttctcatgctattattataatgagtaaaaatatatataataaaccttacactagtttctcatgctattattataatgagtaaaatatatataataaaccttacactagtttctcatgctattattataatgtgtaaaaatatatatatataataaactttacacttgtttctcatgctattattataatgagtacaaatatatataataaactttacacttgtttctcatgctattattataatgagtaaaatatatataataaaccttacactagtttctcatgctattattataatgagtaaaatatatatataataaactttacacttgtttctcatgctattattataatgagtaaaatatatataataaactttacacttgtttctcatgctattattataatgtgtaaaatatatatataataaactttacacttgtttctcatactattattataatgagtaaaaatatataataaactttacacttgtttctcatgctattattataatgagtaaaatatatataataaactttacacttgtttctcatgctattagtataatgagtaaaatatatataataaactttacacttgtttctcatgctattattataatgagtacaaatatatataataaactttacactagtttctcatgctattattataatgagtaaaaatatatataataaaacgtacactagtttctcatgctattattataatgagtaaaaaatatatataataaactttacactagtttctcatgctattattataatgagtaaaaaatatatataataaaccttacactagtttctcatgctattattataatgagtaaaatatatatataataaaccttacacttgtttctcatgctattattataatgagtaaaaatatatataataaactttacacttgtttctcatgctattattataatgagtaaaaatatatataataaaccttacactagtttctcatgctattattataatgagtaaaaatatatataataaaccttacacttgtttctcatgctattattataatgtgtaaaaatatatatatatataataaaccttacactagtttctcatgctattattataatgagtaaaaatatatataataaaccttacactagtttctcatgctattattataatgagtaaaatatatacataataaaccttacacttgtttctcatgctattattataatgagtaaaaatatatataataaaccttacactagtttctcatgctattattataatgagtaaatatatatataataaacctcacacgagtttctcatgctattattataatgagttcATTTCGCCAAACAAAAGTTCTCGCACTACAACAATTATTGTTTGATTACAATTATGTTTCAACCAATAGAGATTGAATTCCAATGTGAAACATCATATAAACGTCGTACAAATTAAACATATCtgaaagaaaatgaatatttttatttcttggattaataaataaaacacttcgCCTCTGGACGTAGGTCGTCCATGTAACACTTTACTGCTATTTAAGCAGTAAGTTAAGAGAGTTATGCTTACAATATGGGTAAACGTCAACTTCAATTTCCATAATACACTTGTTTGCATTGGCTAATAAAAACTGACCAGAAATGATTATTTATCGTATTTAACACTATTCCATGTCAAGAGAAAATTTACACAACAGAAGATATGGACCACACTTACATCATGTAGATACTTACAGCACTTACATGATGTTATACTGTTTCTACAGAAACATGATAAGAATTATGTGGATACTGACCACACTTACATGATGTTATACTGTTTCTACAGAAACATGATAAGAATTATGTGGATACTAACAACACTTACATGATGTTCCACTGTTTCTACATATTCATGGTGTGAATGATGTATATACTGACCACACTTACGTGATGTTCTACTGTTTCTACATATTCATGGTGTGAATGATGTATATACAGACCACACTTACATGATGTATATACAGACCACACTTAC comes from Tachypleus tridentatus isolate NWPU-2018 chromosome 12, ASM421037v1, whole genome shotgun sequence and encodes:
- the LOC143234443 gene encoding pancreas transcription factor 1 subunit alpha-like translates to MENINLTNVSQHFLDYQQMSHFNIQSGYSGNNVSVDSMTVHAQHSDQENFHEHRKRRKKSHQQKHQQRQTANQRERRRMQSINDAFEGLRAHIPTLPYEKRLSKVDTLRLAIGYIEFLREIVHTDSHSNMLKNQGNEGPKKVIINYHKGGSNSNLPLAGHSLSWTNEKQTTQNRQTMVAKVWTPEDPQKHNTHITETGSESESSRLP